In Bacillus cytotoxicus NVH 391-98, the following are encoded in one genomic region:
- a CDS encoding SAM-dependent methyltransferase has protein sequence MFSLRPIAFVQNERKMIKDDDWGKTKSTIILTDFFSEESIQGIESFSHIEIIFYFHKVKDDQIQYAARHPRNNKKYPKVGIFAQRGKNRPNRLGTTIVKFVRKEGKIVVVEGLDAIDGTPILDIKPVMQEFIPHEKIIQPKWATDIMKEYWKGSGEK, from the coding sequence ATGTTTTCACTTCGGCCTATCGCTTTTGTACAAAATGAAAGAAAGATGATAAAGGATGACGATTGGGGAAAAACAAAATCTACCATTATATTAACAGACTTCTTTTCTGAAGAAAGTATACAGGGGATTGAGAGTTTTTCACATATTGAGATTATCTTCTATTTTCATAAAGTAAAGGATGACCAAATTCAATATGCAGCAAGGCATCCACGTAATAATAAGAAGTATCCAAAAGTAGGTATTTTTGCACAACGCGGGAAAAATCGACCGAATCGATTAGGGACTACAATTGTCAAATTCGTAAGAAAAGAAGGAAAAATAGTAGTAGTTGAGGGCCTAGATGCGATTGATGGGACTCCTATATTGGATATAAAGCCTGTTATGCAGGAATTTATCCCGCATGAAAAAATCATTCAGCCTAAGTGGGCGACGGATATTATGAAAGAATATTGGAAAGGAAGCGGAGAAAAATGA
- a CDS encoding GNAT family N-acetyltransferase, with protein MKIYEATIADLDGVAELFNNYRMFYGQESNVEEAKSFLRNRMKGKESVIFVAVENGEYLAFTQLYPSFSSISMKRLWILNDLFVQAHKRGAGIGKKLLDEARKFALEHGAKGLKLQTEMNNFSAQRLYAENGYLRDNRYFHYELTF; from the coding sequence ATGAAAATATATGAAGCGACAATTGCAGATTTAGACGGGGTAGCAGAACTCTTTAATAATTATCGTATGTTTTATGGACAAGAATCCAATGTGGAGGAAGCAAAATCTTTTTTACGAAATCGGATGAAAGGAAAAGAATCTGTCATTTTTGTCGCAGTTGAAAACGGAGAATATCTTGCCTTTACACAGTTATATCCTTCTTTTTCATCCATTTCAATGAAGCGACTATGGATTTTAAATGATTTATTTGTCCAAGCTCATAAACGCGGAGCAGGTATTGGCAAAAAACTATTAGATGAAGCGAGAAAATTCGCGTTAGAACATGGCGCAAAAGGTTTAAAATTACAGACAGAAATGAATAATTTCTCGGCGCAACGATTATATGCGGAAAATGGATATTTACGAGATAATCGTTATTTTCATTATGAATTAACATTTTAA
- a CDS encoding HAD-IIIA family hydrolase — MKHIQAIFIDRDGTIGGDHTVRYPGAFTLFPFAQKCLHALKSQNIKLFSFTNQPGIAEGKATTEDFIQELTAFGFDDIYLCPHRHNDGCTCRKPSTGMLLQAAKKHNLDLTKCIVIGDRWTDIVAGANVHAKTILVQTGAGYDALHTYREKWAHITPNYIAINFEDAVTWILNQS, encoded by the coding sequence ATGAAACATATTCAAGCTATCTTTATCGATCGTGATGGAACAATTGGTGGCGATCATACAGTACGCTACCCTGGTGCTTTTACTTTATTTCCATTTGCACAAAAATGTTTACACGCACTTAAAAGTCAAAATATTAAATTATTTTCTTTTACAAACCAACCAGGCATCGCTGAAGGAAAAGCAACTACTGAAGATTTCATTCAAGAACTCACCGCATTTGGTTTTGATGATATTTATCTTTGTCCCCATAGACATAATGATGGATGCACATGCCGTAAACCAAGTACTGGCATGCTTCTACAAGCAGCCAAAAAACATAATTTAGACTTAACAAAATGTATCGTGATTGGTGATCGTTGGACGGATATCGTCGCAGGTGCAAATGTTCACGCGAAAACGATTTTAGTACAAACTGGAGCTGGATATGATGCTTTGCACACATATCGTGAGAAGTGGGCACATATTACACCAAATTACATTGCGATCAATTTTGAAGACGCTGTAACGTGGATTCTCAACCAATCATAA
- a CDS encoding GNAT family N-acetyltransferase: MAFQIREANINDIPSLCSLTKELKGSTISHKDMQTRLEFVKFSPFDFLYVYEEDNKIHGFFGFRIRENLEDVTRYGEISIISVDSTSRRKGIGQILMAYAEQLAKEHNCIGTWLVSGTQRTNAHPFYKKLGYEINGYRFVKHF; the protein is encoded by the coding sequence ATGGCATTTCAAATTCGAGAAGCAAACATAAATGATATTCCATCACTCTGTTCACTAACAAAAGAGCTAAAAGGCTCAACTATTTCTCACAAAGATATGCAAACTAGATTAGAATTTGTTAAGTTCAGTCCATTTGATTTCCTATATGTGTATGAAGAAGATAATAAAATACACGGTTTCTTCGGGTTTCGCATACGAGAGAATTTGGAGGATGTCACACGCTATGGAGAAATTTCCATTATTAGTGTTGATTCCACATCACGAAGAAAAGGAATCGGACAAATTTTAATGGCGTATGCTGAGCAATTAGCCAAAGAGCATAACTGTATTGGAACCTGGCTTGTCAGTGGTACTCAAAGAACAAATGCTCATCCATTTTATAAAAAATTAGGATATGAGATAAATGGATATCGCTTTGTGAAACATTTTTAA
- a CDS encoding ABC transporter ATP-binding protein — protein sequence MLQVNIRSAGYETDEKIIRNIAFSMKQGELVALIGANGAGKSTTIKSILGLLTNMEGEISFGKKNNPYAYVPEQPTYYDYLTLWEHIELLMAARGCEVGSWEEKANELLHTFRMEEHKHEYLSKFSKGMKQKSMLILAFLTEPDFYIIDEPFIGLDPVATKEFLNFLYKEKERGVGILLCTHVLDTAERICERFLLISQGTLVADGHLEAIQALAEMPGSPLLDCFDAIVRREQHDKRTI from the coding sequence TTGTTACAAGTTAATATTCGTTCAGCTGGATATGAAACAGATGAAAAAATAATCCGTAATATAGCTTTTTCGATGAAACAAGGTGAGTTAGTTGCACTGATTGGTGCAAATGGAGCTGGGAAAAGTACAACGATAAAATCGATTCTAGGTTTGCTTACCAATATGGAGGGTGAAATATCATTTGGAAAAAAGAATAATCCATATGCATATGTACCAGAACAGCCAACCTATTATGATTATTTAACACTTTGGGAACATATTGAACTATTAATGGCTGCACGTGGCTGTGAAGTCGGAAGCTGGGAAGAGAAGGCAAACGAATTACTACATACGTTTCGGATGGAAGAACACAAGCATGAATATTTATCTAAGTTTTCAAAGGGGATGAAGCAAAAATCAATGCTTATTCTTGCGTTTTTAACAGAGCCAGACTTTTATATCATTGATGAACCGTTTATCGGTTTAGATCCAGTCGCAACAAAAGAGTTTTTAAACTTTTTATATAAAGAAAAAGAGCGCGGCGTTGGAATTTTACTCTGTACACACGTACTAGATACAGCAGAAAGAATTTGTGAAAGATTTCTTCTTATTTCACAAGGTACTTTAGTAGCAGATGGTCATTTAGAAGCAATTCAAGCATTAGCAGAAATGCCAGGAAGTCCACTATTAGATTGTTTTGATGCGATTGTAAGGCGGGAACAACATGATAAAAGAACAATTTAA
- a CDS encoding ABC transporter permease yields MIKEQFKKRLYSELHRKWKSIRSVTDWTVALYLIIPAFIFCGIYYRSLWTREIAMEETTYFLLGVFMFYCIIYSRGVRSFLERADCLFFIQYPVHMQKLMRYGMLYTFVRISITNVILIIFMLPLCMKNIGASPLQIVLVWGFCTVFRFMLSLLVRYINVCIGKRWGLWMVSSLLFFICFIYLGCGIFFILKSAVYSIIFIIVPVLISVACIKQKANYKKYFFKEIEKEKEESMRWTRGIMQVGGHVTNPSSSSKKPWLFPRSKKFLGKESDARIVESFLKEFFRTGSSLRFYGQIVFISTISIMRTPWWITIIILIFALFAILHYSHDYWHEFTKKMFLHLYCEEGKVLLLKWRATQYLLLPAILIYATVVLAQFYLLPAIVVGILIAVIVGWILFLP; encoded by the coding sequence ATGATAAAAGAACAATTTAAGAAACGATTATATAGCGAATTGCATAGAAAATGGAAATCGATACGCTCTGTGACAGATTGGACAGTTGCATTATATTTAATTATTCCAGCATTTATATTTTGTGGAATCTATTATCGGTCGCTATGGACAAGAGAAATAGCAATGGAAGAGACTACTTATTTTCTGCTTGGTGTATTTATGTTTTATTGCATTATCTATTCGAGAGGAGTACGATCGTTTTTGGAACGGGCGGATTGTTTATTTTTTATTCAATATCCAGTACATATGCAAAAATTAATGCGATATGGCATGTTATATACGTTTGTTCGGATTAGTATAACAAATGTTATCTTAATCATATTTATGTTACCGCTATGTATGAAAAATATAGGAGCATCACCTTTACAAATTGTATTAGTATGGGGATTTTGTACTGTTTTTCGATTTATGTTGTCATTATTAGTACGGTATATAAATGTATGTATTGGGAAACGATGGGGCTTATGGATGGTTAGTAGTTTGCTATTTTTTATTTGTTTCATTTATCTTGGATGCGGCATATTTTTTATTTTAAAAAGCGCTGTTTATTCCATTATATTTATTATAGTACCAGTTTTGATTAGCGTAGCATGCATAAAACAAAAAGCGAATTATAAGAAGTACTTTTTTAAAGAAATTGAGAAAGAAAAGGAAGAAAGTATGCGCTGGACGAGGGGAATTATGCAAGTTGGCGGGCATGTGACAAATCCGAGCAGTTCGAGCAAAAAGCCGTGGTTGTTTCCTCGTTCTAAAAAATTTTTAGGAAAAGAATCTGATGCACGTATTGTAGAATCTTTTTTAAAAGAATTTTTTCGTACCGGAAGTTCTTTGAGGTTTTATGGGCAGATTGTTTTTATAAGTACAATTAGTATAATGAGAACACCGTGGTGGATTACAATCATCATTCTTATCTTTGCATTGTTTGCTATTTTGCATTACTCACATGATTATTGGCATGAATTTACGAAGAAAATGTTTCTTCATTTATACTGTGAAGAGGGCAAAGTATTATTGCTAAAATGGAGAGCGACGCAGTATTTATTGCTTCCAGCAATTTTGATTTATGCAACAGTGGTCCTTGCTCAATTTTATCTATTACCAGCAATTGTTGTAGGAATTTTAATTGCCGTCATCGTAGGTTGGATTCTATTTTTGCCATAG
- a CDS encoding YpjP family protein yields the protein MPNWVRKTLVVLITVFTFGLVTPPSILLDNTKAADKPTRQQNLEQTSYTYKENDERLTPESFITYAMKEAEKQSMQKFGSKIGPVIEDEFKEIILPKIEEAIANLAHDVPEESLQSLAISQKPAGGNNEKIFHVYDTKTGTDLLRFHVRRDHPPQDGYYFNFHYHRFDDGYIAHHELGDIYWNTNMPPKWLS from the coding sequence ATGCCAAATTGGGTTAGAAAAACGTTAGTCGTATTAATCACTGTATTTACATTTGGTTTAGTGACGCCTCCTTCCATTTTGCTTGACAATACAAAAGCAGCGGACAAGCCTACTAGGCAACAAAATTTGGAGCAAACGTCCTATACATATAAAGAAAATGATGAACGGCTAACACCAGAATCTTTTATTACTTATGCGATGAAAGAAGCTGAAAAACAATCTATGCAAAAGTTTGGTTCTAAAATTGGACCTGTAATTGAAGATGAGTTTAAAGAGATTATTTTACCTAAAATAGAGGAAGCGATTGCTAACCTTGCACACGATGTACCGGAAGAGTCATTGCAATCGTTAGCAATTTCACAAAAACCAGCTGGTGGAAATAACGAAAAGATTTTTCATGTGTATGATACGAAAACAGGAACTGACTTATTACGATTCCATGTAAGACGTGATCATCCACCGCAAGATGGATATTATTTCAACTTCCATTATCATCGTTTTGATGATGGGTATATAGCGCATCATGAGTTAGGGGATATTTATTGGAATACAAATATGCCGCCCAAATGGCTATCATAA
- a CDS encoding VOC family protein, whose translation MTQFEPGIHHIEFWVANLEESMLFYSKLFAIIGWRQLNKYAFSTGRTEIYFKEVDERIVRTLGPRHICYQAISRNVVDEVAKFVRSAEVVVIRGPIEMNHYAEGYYTIDFYDPNGFIVEVAYTLNVEI comes from the coding sequence ATGACACAGTTTGAACCCGGTATTCATCATATTGAATTTTGGGTAGCAAATTTAGAGGAGTCTATGCTGTTTTATAGTAAATTGTTCGCTATCATTGGGTGGCGACAGTTAAACAAATATGCATTTAGTACGGGACGTACTGAAATATATTTTAAGGAAGTAGATGAAAGGATTGTAAGGACATTAGGACCAAGACATATTTGTTATCAGGCTATTAGTAGGAACGTAGTTGATGAAGTGGCAAAATTTGTTAGAAGTGCAGAAGTAGTGGTAATTCGTGGACCGATTGAAATGAATCATTATGCAGAGGGATACTATACGATAGATTTTTATGATCCAAATGGATTTATAGTAGAGGTTGCTTATACACTTAATGTAGAAATATAA
- a CDS encoding serine hydrolase, translating into MAKIETPVIGNLQTKVKMMMNDLHVPGAAIAVIKDGEVMISEGFGYRNVEKGEAVTPKTLFAIGSATKAFGTFSLSLLAQQNKFSWDAPVQSYIPTFSLSDVFATSQVTGRDLASHRTGVNRHDTLWYNSSVTRQDIVEQIKYLSLDAPFRTTFLYNNLMYVTISYLVEKITSRSWEQYVTEHILEPLNMQQTNFSVTDLQNTDNYALPYIENEGEIKEIPFRNIDTVGAAGCINSTIEDMANWVLLHLNHGKIGEQQLLSNEYLQDMYIPHTPIPDHPILSTPESPLNGYGLGWFISAYRGYKLIHHGGNIDGFTSLISFMPNENIGMIVLTNSGNTLLPIYLTNYIYDKLLGLENIDWHKRAVEDSEKMKEMMKEPIESLPEQVKGTVPSHKLDDYTGTFKHPAYGLLTVYKQGDSLYVQFMDIEMQLQHYHYDIFVTTVTLFQTKMNILFAYDINIHGEFPTLQLHLPQMLSTEPLTFTKRT; encoded by the coding sequence ATGGCGAAAATTGAAACCCCTGTTATAGGAAACTTACAAACGAAAGTTAAAATGATGATGAACGATTTACACGTCCCCGGCGCTGCTATAGCAGTAATAAAAGATGGCGAGGTTATGATTTCGGAGGGATTTGGTTATCGAAATGTAGAAAAAGGAGAAGCTGTTACACCGAAAACACTCTTCGCAATTGGTTCCGCAACGAAAGCATTTGGCACCTTTTCATTAAGCTTACTAGCGCAACAAAACAAATTTTCATGGGACGCTCCTGTTCAATCTTACATCCCAACCTTCTCTTTATCGGATGTTTTTGCTACATCTCAAGTTACAGGACGTGATTTAGCTTCTCACCGAACAGGAGTAAATCGTCATGATACGCTTTGGTACAATTCTTCTGTAACTCGACAAGATATCGTGGAACAAATAAAGTATTTATCCCTTGATGCACCATTTCGCACGACATTTTTATATAACAATTTAATGTATGTAACCATTAGTTATCTTGTGGAAAAAATCACAAGTCGGTCATGGGAACAATACGTTACAGAACATATTTTAGAACCTCTCAATATGCAGCAAACAAACTTTTCTGTCACAGACTTACAAAATACAGATAATTATGCATTACCTTATATTGAAAATGAGGGCGAAATAAAAGAAATTCCGTTCCGCAATATCGATACGGTAGGCGCCGCAGGATGTATAAATTCTACAATTGAAGATATGGCAAATTGGGTGCTTCTTCACTTAAATCATGGAAAAATCGGAGAACAGCAATTACTCTCTAATGAATACTTACAAGATATGTATATACCGCACACGCCAATTCCAGATCACCCCATTTTATCCACTCCTGAATCTCCATTGAACGGCTATGGACTTGGTTGGTTTATTAGCGCCTATCGTGGTTATAAACTGATTCACCATGGCGGCAATATTGATGGATTTACGTCGCTTATATCCTTTATGCCAAACGAAAATATAGGAATGATCGTATTAACAAACTCTGGAAATACATTACTTCCTATTTATCTTACAAACTATATTTACGATAAACTACTCGGTTTAGAAAACATAGATTGGCATAAACGTGCAGTAGAAGATAGTGAAAAAATGAAAGAAATGATGAAAGAGCCAATTGAATCGCTGCCTGAGCAAGTAAAAGGGACGGTACCTTCTCACAAATTAGATGACTATACTGGAACATTTAAGCATCCTGCATATGGCCTGTTAACTGTATACAAACAAGGTGACTCGTTATATGTACAATTTATGGATATAGAAATGCAACTGCAACATTATCATTACGACATATTCGTTACTACAGTTACCTTGTTCCAAACAAAAATGAATATATTATTCGCCTATGACATCAATATACACGGTGAGTTTCCTACTTTGCAATTACACTTACCACAAATGTTAAGTACTGAGCCTCTTACATTTACAAAAAGAACGTGA
- a CDS encoding thymidylate synthase codes for MKHAEYEYLNLCRHVMEHGTKKEDRTGTGTVSVFGYQMRFDLSKGFPLLTTKRVPFRLVASELLWFMKGDTNIRYLLQHNNNIWNEWAFKNWVESDEYKGPDMTNFGLRSQEDEAFKTQYDEQMEIFKKNVLEDDEFARKYGYLGDVYGKQWRAWKTAAGETIDQLKDVIEMIKKTPDSRRLIVSAWNPEDVPNMALPPCHTLFQFYVADGKLSCQLYQRSGDIFLGIPFNIASYSLLTHLIAHECGLAVGEFVHTIGDAHIYTNHFEQVKKQLAREPRPFPTLKLNSDVKSVFDFEMGDLTIEGYDPHPAIKAPVAV; via the coding sequence ATGAAACATGCTGAATATGAATATTTAAATTTATGCCGCCATGTCATGGAGCATGGTACAAAGAAAGAAGATCGTACAGGAACAGGGACGGTATCTGTATTTGGATATCAAATGCGCTTTGACCTTAGTAAAGGGTTTCCCTTATTAACGACAAAGCGAGTGCCATTTCGTCTTGTTGCAAGTGAGTTACTTTGGTTTATGAAAGGTGATACCAATATTCGTTATTTATTGCAACATAATAATAATATTTGGAATGAATGGGCGTTTAAAAACTGGGTAGAAAGTGATGAATATAAAGGGCCGGACATGACGAATTTCGGACTGCGCTCACAAGAAGATGAAGCATTTAAAACACAATACGATGAGCAAATGGAAATCTTTAAAAAGAATGTATTAGAAGATGATGAATTTGCGCGGAAGTATGGTTATTTAGGAGATGTATATGGCAAGCAGTGGCGCGCTTGGAAAACGGCTGCAGGTGAAACGATTGATCAATTAAAAGATGTAATTGAAATGATTAAGAAAACACCGGATTCTCGCCGCTTAATTGTTTCGGCATGGAATCCTGAAGATGTACCAAATATGGCACTTCCTCCATGCCATACATTATTCCAATTTTATGTAGCAGATGGAAAGCTTTCTTGTCAATTATATCAACGAAGTGGAGATATTTTCTTAGGTATTCCATTTAATATTGCAAGCTATTCGCTGTTAACGCATTTAATTGCTCATGAGTGTGGCCTTGCAGTAGGAGAGTTTGTTCATACAATTGGCGATGCACATATTTACACAAATCATTTTGAACAAGTGAAGAAGCAATTAGCACGTGAACCACGTCCATTTCCAACATTAAAATTAAATTCAGATGTGAAATCTGTTTTTGATTTTGAAATGGGTGATTTAACAATAGAAGGATATGACCCGCATCCAGCAATTAAAGCACCAGTTGCAGTCTGA
- a CDS encoding dihydrofolate reductase, whose amino-acid sequence MIISFMVAMDENRVIGKDNKLPWHLPSELQYVKKTTMGHPLIMGRKNYEAIGRPLPGRRNIIVTRNTDYYVEGCEIAHSVEEVFELCKNEEEIFVFGGAQIYELFLPYVDKLYITKIHHAFEGDTFFPEIDMKEWKEVFVEKGVTDEKNPYTYYYHIYEKKQ is encoded by the coding sequence ATGATTATTTCATTTATGGTTGCAATGGATGAAAATCGAGTAATTGGTAAAGATAATAAGTTGCCTTGGCATTTACCAAGCGAGTTACAATACGTGAAAAAAACAACAATGGGACACCCTCTCATTATGGGAAGAAAAAATTATGAAGCCATTGGAAGACCGCTTCCTGGAAGACGAAATATTATTGTTACACGCAATACGGATTATTACGTGGAAGGTTGTGAGATTGCTCATTCTGTGGAGGAAGTGTTTGAACTTTGTAAAAATGAAGAGGAAATCTTTGTTTTTGGTGGAGCGCAAATTTACGAGCTATTCTTACCGTATGTGGATAAGTTATATATAACGAAGATTCATCATGCCTTTGAAGGTGATACATTCTTTCCAGAAATCGATATGAAAGAGTGGAAAGAAGTGTTTGTAGAGAAAGGTGTAACGGACGAGAAGAACCCGTACACATATTACTATCATATATATGAAAAGAAACAATAA
- a CDS encoding penicillin-binding transpeptidase domain-containing protein: MKKIWGALFLCFMLVLVGCGKEETPVEAFHTYAKAWNKQKFAEMYDQLSENAKKKISKKEFTEKYEKIYAGIEVKNLKVETGEGNKEQEGKGPVHFKVSMDTVGGNISFSHEAKMVKEKSGDKEVWKIDWTPDFIFPGMTKDSKIRMQTFQAKRGEIYDRNGKGLAINGKASQVSIVPGKLEYNAAQTKEAIAKLLNMSVEEIDQKLNAKWVKSDYLVPIGILQEGATQNDFIDLPGVVTRPVDVRTYPLGEAAAHLTGYIGKVNADDLKKLAKKGYQADDPVGKAGLEQVFEEKLRGKKGGRVFMEDAQGKEIKTLVKTEAVDGENINLTIDSTIQEKIYNEMKGEAGSSAAINPKSGETIALVSSPAYNPNIIVRGVSKAQREAWANDLKKPMTNRFTQLAVPGSVFKPITGAIGLETKTIDPKEELKIEGLKWTKDSSWGNYYVTRVKDASPIDFDKAMKYSDNIYFAQQALKIGKDKFINEAKKFGFDEKLPIEYGFPVSKIVNDGMKNDIQMADTGYGQGQVLMTPLHLAFTYAPIVNDGTIPSPHLIKTEKLPKAWKENVISKENQDILKTALTKVINDPDGTGKIAKIDGMTLAGKTGTAELKAAKDAEGKELGWFAAFDLNAPDMIVTMMIEDVKGRGGSNIPAEKVKHVFQK; the protein is encoded by the coding sequence TTGAAAAAAATATGGGGGGCTCTTTTTCTTTGTTTCATGTTGGTCTTAGTTGGCTGTGGCAAAGAAGAAACGCCAGTAGAGGCATTTCATACATATGCCAAAGCGTGGAATAAGCAAAAGTTCGCTGAGATGTATGATCAACTATCAGAAAATGCAAAAAAGAAAATTTCTAAAAAAGAATTTACTGAGAAATACGAGAAAATTTATGCGGGTATTGAGGTGAAAAACTTAAAGGTAGAAACAGGTGAGGGAAATAAGGAACAAGAAGGCAAAGGACCTGTACATTTTAAAGTAAGTATGGATACTGTTGGTGGAAATATTTCATTTTCACACGAAGCGAAAATGGTAAAAGAAAAAAGTGGGGATAAAGAAGTTTGGAAAATAGACTGGACTCCTGATTTTATCTTTCCAGGGATGACAAAAGATAGCAAAATCCGTATGCAAACATTCCAAGCAAAACGCGGTGAAATTTATGATCGCAACGGGAAAGGGCTTGCCATAAATGGAAAAGCATCTCAAGTAAGCATTGTTCCTGGTAAATTAGAGTATAATGCAGCACAGACAAAAGAAGCGATTGCGAAACTATTAAATATGTCTGTGGAAGAAATCGATCAAAAATTAAATGCAAAATGGGTAAAATCAGATTACCTTGTGCCAATTGGCATTTTACAAGAGGGAGCTACTCAAAATGATTTTATTGACTTACCGGGTGTTGTAACTCGTCCTGTAGATGTTCGTACATATCCATTAGGAGAAGCGGCGGCACATTTAACTGGTTATATTGGAAAAGTAAATGCTGATGATTTAAAGAAACTTGCGAAAAAGGGCTATCAAGCGGATGATCCAGTTGGAAAAGCTGGTTTAGAGCAAGTGTTTGAAGAAAAGCTACGTGGTAAAAAAGGTGGGCGTGTCTTTATGGAAGATGCGCAAGGGAAAGAAATCAAAACATTGGTGAAAACGGAAGCGGTAGATGGTGAAAATATCAATTTAACAATTGATAGTACGATTCAAGAAAAAATTTATAATGAAATGAAAGGAGAAGCAGGCTCAAGTGCGGCCATTAATCCGAAAAGTGGTGAGACAATCGCACTTGTTAGTAGCCCAGCTTATAATCCGAATATCATTGTAAGAGGAGTTTCAAAAGCGCAACGTGAAGCTTGGGCTAATGACCTGAAAAAGCCGATGACGAACCGATTTACACAGTTAGCTGTACCAGGTTCTGTATTTAAGCCTATTACAGGTGCAATTGGTCTTGAAACAAAAACAATTGATCCGAAGGAAGAATTAAAAATTGAAGGATTGAAATGGACGAAAGATTCCTCATGGGGTAACTATTATGTAACACGTGTAAAAGATGCAAGTCCAATTGATTTTGACAAAGCGATGAAGTATTCTGATAACATTTATTTTGCACAGCAAGCATTAAAAATTGGGAAAGATAAATTTATAAATGAAGCAAAAAAATTCGGATTTGATGAGAAATTACCAATTGAGTACGGGTTCCCAGTTTCAAAAATTGTGAATGATGGAATGAAAAATGATATTCAAATGGCGGATACAGGGTATGGACAAGGTCAAGTATTAATGACGCCTCTTCATTTAGCTTTCACATATGCACCAATTGTAAATGATGGAACGATACCTTCACCGCACCTTATCAAGACAGAGAAACTACCAAAGGCTTGGAAAGAGAATGTCATTTCTAAAGAAAACCAAGATATATTAAAAACAGCATTAACAAAAGTTATTAATGACCCAGATGGTACAGGGAAAATTGCTAAAATTGATGGCATGACTCTTGCTGGAAAAACAGGAACGGCTGAGTTAAAGGCAGCAAAAGATGCAGAAGGTAAAGAACTTGGATGGTTCGCTGCTTTTGATTTAAATGCACCTGACATGATTGTTACAATGATGATTGAAGATGTAAAAGGGCGGGGTGGAAGCAATATTCCAGCTGAGAAAGTAAAGCATGTTTTTCAAAAGTGA
- a CDS encoding FMN-dependent NADH-azoreductase, producing MTKVLFITANPNSAETSFGMAVGEAFIEAYKNENPQHEVITIDLFHTTVPVIDADVFAAWGKFAAGEGFEALTENQQQKIVAMNTNLETFMNADRYVFVTPMWNFGYPPVMKAYLDNIAIAGKTFKYTENGPVGLLEGKKALHIQATGGIYSEGDYAAVDFGRQHLNTVLGFIGVSDTEYLAVEGMNANPEKAQEIKEAAIAKARELAKRF from the coding sequence ATGACAAAAGTTCTATTTATTACAGCAAATCCAAATTCAGCAGAAACATCTTTCGGTATGGCAGTAGGAGAAGCTTTTATCGAAGCATATAAAAATGAAAACCCACAACATGAAGTTATAACAATCGATTTATTTCACACAACAGTACCAGTAATTGATGCAGATGTATTTGCAGCTTGGGGCAAATTTGCAGCAGGTGAAGGTTTTGAAGCATTAACTGAAAATCAACAACAAAAAATTGTAGCAATGAACACAAACTTAGAAACATTTATGAATGCAGATCGTTATGTATTTGTAACACCAATGTGGAACTTCGGTTACCCACCAGTAATGAAAGCATACTTAGATAATATTGCTATTGCAGGTAAAACGTTTAAATATACTGAAAATGGTCCAGTAGGATTATTAGAAGGTAAAAAAGCACTTCATATCCAAGCTACAGGTGGCATTTACTCTGAAGGTGACTATGCAGCAGTAGACTTTGGTCGTCAACACTTAAATACCGTATTAGGATTTATCGGTGTATCTGACACAGAATATCTTGCAGTCGAAGGGATGAATGCAAATCCTGAAAAAGCACAAGAAATTAAAGAAGCAGCAATTGCTAAAGCACGTGAATTAGCAAAACGTTTCTAA